Proteins encoded by one window of Arachis hypogaea cultivar Tifrunner chromosome 1, arahy.Tifrunner.gnm2.J5K5, whole genome shotgun sequence:
- the LOC112702776 gene encoding N6-mAMP deaminase, with protein MSKRSYVEAVLEGIRSVSSVDVALIPYTEDPRNLLESLHAATNDKCDGNSRKKIFVRLLLSADRRETTEATMETVKLALEMRHLGVVGIDLSGNPKVGKWFLIQRRYKTCSILFPIIGHACFFEEEHRRKLKSTNISG; from the exons ATGAGCAAACGTTCTTATGTTGAAGCTGTATTGGAAGGGATAAGATCTGTCAGCTCGGTTGATGTGGCTTTGATTCCTTATACTGAGGATCCTAGAAATCTTTTAGAATCTCTGCACGCAGCTACAAATGATAAATGTGATGGAAATAGTAGGAAGAAAATCTTTGTTAGGCTTCTCTTGAGTGCTGATCGTAGGGAGACAACAGAAGCAACTATGGAAACT GTCAAACTGGCACTGGAAATGAGGCATTTGGGGGTGGTTGGAATTGACCTATCTGGGAATCCAAAGGTTGGCAAATG GTTCCTAATTCAAAGGAGATACAAGACATGCTCGATTTTGTTCCCCATAATCGGACATGCTTGTTTCTTTGAGGAGGAACACCGGAGAAAGTTGAAGTCTACTAACATTTCCG GTTGA